A region from the Corynebacterium halotolerans YIM 70093 = DSM 44683 genome encodes:
- a CDS encoding NAD(P)H-hydrate epimerase: MSPVVPTASIRQALEQVPDTPPDPDGEPHYGWVMDEELIRRWQEFGPLRDGVHEMAAHALADVTEAMVDGPVCADLPPRVLLLAGPGGNGADGLRAGRVLARRGRQVDVMVLVPGDRGYSGDFPDGSGNQRLLAELLEAGGRVITGHNVIREDINHTHGILLEALVGSGFEGHLTGLMASWAQISGWVPSIAVDVPAGIEADTGHQPQQHGNHGAYESEHRSPPTVTVALGALRPAHTTAHCGTVLLARCGLEVEHEWNRFFVRLLEPEPGFAVPETVDTLFHDGGMPVASRWADVQRHSVCVVASGIDCLGFGLLALQALRGAGAWHRLSLVAREETAAGLVAQHPEIDVHPGPASAAASAVPPEAWVAETRDVDTLTEVLSRGEKVVLGPRAIDALARADRLDLVRGREGETTVITRRADFNDLGTAAEIVQLTDHLVHTHRPSNLEPGQAALDHHDPVVPLGRVQGIEAVLAGVCAVTVDHMALAFLADRMRRLRPHWPVPASALTRP, translated from the coding sequence ATGTCTCCCGTAGTGCCCACGGCAAGCATCCGCCAGGCCCTCGAACAGGTCCCGGACACCCCGCCGGACCCGGACGGCGAACCCCATTACGGGTGGGTGATGGACGAGGAGTTGATCCGGCGGTGGCAGGAGTTCGGACCACTGCGGGACGGCGTGCACGAGATGGCCGCCCACGCGCTGGCCGACGTCACCGAGGCGATGGTGGACGGGCCGGTCTGCGCTGACCTGCCGCCCCGGGTGCTCCTGCTCGCCGGGCCGGGCGGCAACGGCGCCGACGGTCTGCGCGCCGGGCGGGTGCTGGCCCGCCGCGGTCGGCAGGTCGACGTCATGGTCCTGGTCCCAGGGGATCGGGGCTATTCCGGGGACTTCCCGGACGGCAGCGGCAACCAGCGCCTGCTGGCCGAGCTGCTCGAGGCCGGGGGAAGGGTCATCACCGGTCACAACGTCATCCGGGAGGACATCAACCACACCCATGGCATCCTCCTCGAGGCCCTGGTGGGCAGTGGCTTCGAGGGGCACCTGACGGGCCTGATGGCGAGCTGGGCGCAGATCTCCGGCTGGGTGCCGTCCATCGCCGTGGATGTCCCCGCAGGTATCGAGGCCGACACCGGCCACCAACCGCAGCAGCACGGGAATCACGGAGCATACGAGAGTGAACACCGGAGTCCCCCGACCGTCACGGTTGCGCTCGGAGCGCTGCGCCCGGCACACACCACGGCCCACTGCGGCACGGTGTTGCTCGCCCGGTGCGGGCTGGAGGTGGAGCACGAGTGGAACCGGTTCTTCGTCCGCCTGCTCGAGCCCGAGCCCGGCTTCGCGGTGCCCGAGACCGTGGACACCCTGTTCCACGACGGTGGGATGCCGGTGGCCAGCCGGTGGGCGGATGTCCAGCGGCACTCGGTGTGCGTCGTGGCCAGCGGCATCGACTGCCTCGGGTTCGGGCTCCTCGCCCTGCAGGCGCTGCGGGGTGCCGGCGCCTGGCACCGGCTGAGCCTGGTGGCGAGGGAGGAGACCGCGGCAGGTCTCGTCGCGCAGCACCCGGAGATCGACGTCCATCCCGGCCCCGCCTCAGCGGCCGCCTCCGCCGTGCCGCCGGAGGCGTGGGTCGCCGAAACACGCGACGTCGACACGCTCACGGAGGTCCTTTCGCGCGGGGAGAAGGTCGTCCTCGGGCCCCGGGCCATCGACGCCCTCGCCCGGGCAGACCGCCTCGACCTGGTGCGTGGACGGGAGGGGGAGACCACCGTGATCACCCGGCGCGCCGACTTCAACGACCTCGGCACCGCGGCGGAGATCGTCCAGCTCACGGATCACCTCGTCCACACCCACCGGCCCAGTAACCTCGAACCCGGGCAGGCCGCCCTTGACCACCATGATCCCGTGGTGCCGCTGGGCCGGGTGCAGGGAATCGAGGCCGTGCTCGCCGGGGTCTGCGCGGTCACCGTCGACCACATGGCCCTCGCTTTCCTCGCGGACCGCATGCGTCGGCTGCGACCGCACTGGCCGGTTCCGGCGTCCGCGCTCACCCGCCCCTGA
- a CDS encoding PucR family transcriptional regulator gives MSLVDRLPELDDAVQDLSEAVGRRLVVIDQSMRVVAYSIHEAPEDRRRLFHMLTHSDAWARPRTTKNPHQIEVVPEVGALMFLRLVDAQRQIVGHLVVSLAESEVDCEPGPAIEEAAPYLAELLQARQHDDAGRSARSHQLTVDLVTGSPRERGAAAEALIAERFLSTADSYCAVALGVDPRGAMPLDHEKTAQAVSRTLRFVRETSTATVVGGILDSQVGVLIFPRPVVVPRLIRILEHPQVAPVRAGVGPLLTLDDVHHSFERAHLAWRASWLAPDDHEIVTTWDGAGLDATLARMPLENFTLADLPPSTRELLTAVDSPGLLATLEMYLSAGGDAQQTARALSIHRSTLYYRLDKLRSAVTGDLGDGALRRDLHTGLRMARLAGLLPEP, from the coding sequence ATGTCCCTCGTGGATCGACTCCCTGAACTCGACGACGCCGTCCAGGATCTTTCGGAGGCAGTGGGCCGCCGACTGGTCGTGATCGACCAGTCCATGCGGGTGGTGGCGTACTCGATCCATGAGGCCCCGGAAGATCGCAGGCGGCTGTTCCACATGCTCACCCACAGTGACGCCTGGGCCCGGCCCCGCACGACGAAGAACCCGCATCAGATCGAGGTGGTTCCCGAGGTGGGAGCCCTGATGTTCCTGCGGTTGGTCGACGCCCAACGGCAGATCGTCGGACACCTGGTCGTGTCCTTGGCCGAGTCCGAGGTGGACTGTGAACCGGGTCCGGCCATTGAGGAGGCCGCGCCGTACCTGGCCGAGTTGCTCCAGGCCCGGCAGCATGACGATGCGGGCCGGTCAGCGCGTTCCCACCAGCTCACCGTTGACCTGGTCACCGGGAGCCCCCGGGAGCGCGGGGCAGCAGCCGAAGCACTCATCGCCGAACGATTCTTGAGCACCGCCGACAGTTACTGCGCCGTGGCACTGGGCGTGGATCCGCGTGGCGCAATGCCACTCGACCATGAGAAGACAGCGCAGGCGGTGTCGCGCACCCTCCGGTTCGTCCGGGAGACGTCAACGGCGACCGTCGTCGGCGGCATCCTGGACAGCCAGGTGGGGGTGCTGATCTTTCCCAGGCCGGTGGTCGTTCCCCGACTCATCCGCATTCTGGAGCATCCGCAGGTGGCCCCGGTCCGCGCCGGGGTCGGCCCACTGCTCACCCTGGACGATGTGCACCACTCGTTCGAGCGGGCACACCTGGCGTGGCGCGCCAGCTGGCTCGCCCCGGACGACCACGAGATCGTGACCACCTGGGACGGCGCGGGACTGGACGCAACGCTGGCCCGGATGCCACTGGAGAACTTCACCCTGGCGGATCTTCCCCCGTCCACCAGGGAGCTGCTGACGGCGGTGGACTCCCCGGGTCTCCTGGCCACGCTGGAGATGTACCTGAGCGCTGGAGGAGACGCCCAGCAGACGGCACGTGCGCTCAGTATCCACCGGTCGACGTTGTACTACCGGTTGGACAAGCTGCGTTCTGCCGTCACCGGCGATCTCGGCGACGGCGCCCTCCGCCGGGACCTGCACACCGGGCTACGGATGGCCCGCCTCGCGGGACTCCTCCCGGAGCCGTGA
- a CDS encoding DUF6640 family protein: MSAGRKILTFVAGATAVGGFLVDWNRTHLFNPDWPPHARFHDAQTISIGALLGTAGLIALRQGERGTAPGALLPAFFWASMGTAFAFPGAEGLQSEFPDRVPRLGGVWIDERFAAAGMLGLGVLGYTLERRQG; encoded by the coding sequence ATGAGCGCGGGACGGAAGATTCTGACCTTCGTGGCGGGTGCCACCGCCGTGGGCGGGTTCCTGGTGGACTGGAACCGCACCCATCTGTTCAACCCGGACTGGCCGCCGCACGCCCGCTTCCATGACGCGCAGACGATCTCCATCGGTGCGCTTCTGGGCACTGCCGGGCTGATCGCGCTGCGCCAGGGCGAGCGGGGGACCGCGCCGGGAGCGCTGCTACCGGCGTTCTTCTGGGCGTCGATGGGCACGGCCTTCGCTTTCCCGGGTGCGGAAGGGCTCCAGTCGGAGTTCCCGGACCGGGTGCCGCGGCTCGGCGGGGTGTGGATCGACGAGCGTTTCGCCGCCGCCGGGATGCTCGGTCTGGGGGTGCTCGGCTATACGCTGGAGCGCCGTCAAGGCTGA
- a CDS encoding RsmB/NOP family class I SAM-dependent RNA methyltransferase: MNGGFRSRAKSGDDSNRNNDARRAGNSGRSGRGASAGDRLPKRRNGKAGQQGRPRGTDTRQRSPERRDTGVDAARVLALEVLTRVREDQAYANLILPKALRERKITGRDAAFTTEITYGTLRARGVLDAVIAECSSRELDKIAPEVLDALRLGAYQLLYTRVEPHAAVDTTVRLVESTGNVKAKGFANAIMRTISRTRPEKWIEQLTPTGEIAAAAFRHAHPEWIAQSFSRVVGLGDLDAALDADSGRPTVHLVARPGEISAEELALITGGEEGRYSPYAVYLEAGDPGELEPVRQGLAAVQDEGSQLIARAAVEASVEGEDHGRWLDLCAGPGGKTALMGALARFDAAHVDAVEVSAHRAKLVEKTARGLPVTVHVADGRDPGLEPGYDRVLVDAPCSGLGALRRRPEARWRKAEADIAELNPLQFELLTSALRLARPGGVVVYSTCSPDLRETRAIIDRALAESGAEELDAHGLVPGMEDVGDHLSVQMWPHRHGTDAMFLAVLRKGTQGQEN, translated from the coding sequence GTGAACGGCGGATTCCGATCCCGCGCCAAGAGCGGGGACGACAGCAACAGGAACAACGACGCCCGGCGCGCCGGGAACTCCGGACGGTCCGGCCGTGGCGCCTCCGCCGGTGACCGCCTGCCGAAGCGGCGGAACGGGAAGGCGGGGCAGCAGGGCCGGCCGCGCGGCACGGACACCCGCCAGCGGAGCCCCGAGCGACGGGACACCGGCGTCGACGCCGCCCGGGTGCTCGCCCTCGAGGTGCTCACCCGGGTGCGCGAGGACCAGGCCTACGCGAACCTGATCCTGCCGAAGGCCCTGCGCGAGCGGAAGATCACCGGCCGCGACGCCGCCTTCACCACCGAGATCACCTACGGCACGCTGCGCGCCCGGGGCGTGCTCGACGCGGTCATCGCCGAGTGCTCCTCCCGGGAGCTCGACAAGATCGCCCCGGAGGTGCTCGACGCCCTGCGGCTGGGCGCCTACCAGCTGCTCTACACCCGCGTCGAGCCGCACGCGGCCGTCGACACCACCGTCCGGCTCGTGGAGTCGACCGGCAACGTCAAGGCCAAGGGCTTCGCCAACGCGATCATGCGCACCATCTCGCGCACGCGCCCGGAGAAGTGGATCGAGCAGCTCACCCCCACCGGGGAGATCGCGGCCGCGGCCTTCCGCCACGCGCATCCGGAGTGGATCGCGCAGTCCTTCTCCCGCGTCGTCGGCCTCGGCGACCTCGACGCCGCCCTCGACGCCGACTCCGGCCGCCCCACCGTGCACCTGGTGGCCCGCCCCGGGGAGATCAGCGCCGAGGAGCTGGCGCTGATCACCGGGGGAGAGGAGGGCAGGTACTCGCCGTACGCGGTCTACCTCGAGGCCGGTGATCCGGGTGAGCTCGAGCCGGTGCGCCAGGGGCTGGCCGCGGTCCAGGACGAGGGCTCGCAGCTGATCGCCCGCGCCGCCGTCGAGGCGTCCGTCGAGGGCGAGGACCACGGCCGCTGGCTGGACCTGTGCGCCGGGCCCGGCGGCAAGACCGCGCTGATGGGCGCGCTCGCGCGTTTCGACGCCGCGCACGTCGACGCCGTCGAGGTCTCCGCCCACCGCGCGAAGCTGGTGGAGAAGACCGCCCGCGGCCTGCCGGTGACCGTCCACGTCGCCGACGGTCGCGACCCCGGCCTGGAGCCCGGCTACGACCGGGTGCTGGTCGACGCCCCCTGCTCCGGGCTCGGCGCCCTGCGCCGGCGTCCCGAGGCGCGCTGGCGCAAGGCCGAGGCCGATATCGCCGAGCTCAACCCGCTGCAGTTCGAGCTGCTGACCTCCGCGCTGCGGCTGGCCCGCCCCGGCGGGGTCGTCGTCTACTCGACCTGCTCACCGGACCTGCGGGAGACCCGCGCGATCATCGACCGCGCGCTCGCCGAGTCCGGCGCCGAGGAACTCGACGCCCACGGCCTGGTGCCCGGCATGGAGGACGTGGGCGACCACCTGTCGGTGCAGATGTGGCCGCACCGCCACGGAACCGACGCGATGTTCCTGGCCGTGCTGCGCAAAGGCACGCAGGGCCAGGAGAACTAG
- the fmt gene encoding methionyl-tRNA formyltransferase: MRLVFAGTPEPAVVALQRLIDSDHEIVAVITRPDARRGRGRTLHPSPVSALAQEHGIEVLTPATLKPGTEEGDALRARLTELAPEAVPVVAYGNLITKDLLDLPTHGWVNLHFSLLPAWRGAAPVQASIRAGDDITGATTFRIDEGLDTGDILGTVTETIRPTDTADDLLTRLAHSGADLLAATMDGLAAGAIIPQPQTGEVTYAPKITTDDARIDWDTPDFAVDRHIRAHTPGPGAWTVLGDDRLKVGPVTRHDGEATLAPGQLGVGKNDVLVGTATGAVRLGKIQPPGKKMMDAADWARGNNNLHDTDGVNFQ; encoded by the coding sequence ATGCGTCTGGTTTTCGCCGGAACCCCGGAACCCGCCGTCGTCGCCCTGCAACGACTCATCGACTCCGACCATGAGATCGTCGCCGTGATCACCCGCCCCGACGCGCGCCGGGGCCGCGGCCGCACCCTGCACCCCTCGCCCGTCTCGGCACTGGCGCAGGAGCACGGCATCGAGGTGCTCACCCCGGCGACCCTGAAGCCCGGCACCGAGGAAGGTGACGCCCTGCGCGCCCGTCTCACCGAGCTGGCCCCGGAGGCCGTCCCGGTCGTCGCCTACGGCAACCTCATCACCAAGGATCTGCTCGACCTGCCCACCCACGGCTGGGTCAACCTGCACTTCTCCCTGCTGCCCGCCTGGCGCGGCGCCGCCCCCGTGCAGGCGTCCATCCGCGCCGGCGACGACATCACCGGCGCCACCACCTTCCGCATCGACGAAGGCCTGGACACCGGCGACATCCTTGGCACGGTCACCGAGACGATCCGCCCCACCGACACCGCCGACGACCTGCTGACCCGCCTGGCCCACTCGGGCGCCGACCTGCTCGCCGCCACCATGGACGGCCTCGCCGCCGGCGCGATCATCCCGCAGCCGCAGACCGGCGAGGTCACCTACGCACCCAAGATCACCACCGACGACGCCCGCATCGACTGGGACACCCCGGACTTCGCCGTCGACCGCCACATCCGGGCGCACACCCCGGGCCCCGGCGCCTGGACCGTGCTGGGCGACGACCGCCTCAAGGTTGGCCCCGTTACCCGCCACGACGGTGAGGCGACACTCGCGCCGGGCCAGCTGGGCGTCGGCAAGAACGACGTCCTCGTCGGCACCGCCACCGGTGCCGTCCGCCTGGGGAAGATCCAGCCCCCCGGCAAGAAGATGATGGACGCGGCCGACTGGGCGCGCGGCAACAACAACCTCCACGACACCGACGGGGTGAACTTCCAGTGA
- the def gene encoding peptide deformylase has product MTIRDIRIFGDPVLTTRADEVTEFDANLATLVEDMLETMDHAGGVGLAANQVGVTRRVFVYDCTHTQDGLRGHLINPVWEPVGEQTQTGAEGCLSIPDISVDTERYDTVRVSGQDVEGRPVSLVASGLMARCIQHETDHLDGVLFLKRLSPELRKQVMAEIRTAAWFTK; this is encoded by the coding sequence ATGACCATCCGCGACATCCGCATCTTCGGCGACCCCGTCCTGACCACCCGTGCCGACGAGGTCACCGAGTTCGACGCGAACCTGGCCACCCTCGTCGAGGACATGCTCGAGACGATGGACCACGCCGGCGGGGTGGGCCTGGCGGCCAACCAGGTTGGCGTCACCCGTCGCGTGTTCGTCTACGACTGCACCCACACCCAGGACGGCCTGCGCGGCCACCTCATCAACCCGGTCTGGGAGCCGGTGGGCGAGCAGACGCAGACCGGCGCGGAAGGCTGCCTGTCCATCCCTGACATCTCCGTGGACACCGAGCGATACGACACCGTGCGCGTCTCCGGGCAGGATGTCGAGGGCAGGCCCGTCTCCCTGGTCGCCTCCGGGCTGATGGCCCGTTGCATCCAGCACGAGACCGACCACCTGGACGGCGTGCTCTTCCTCAAGCGTCTCAGCCCCGAGCTGCGCAAGCAGGTCATGGCTGAAATCCGCACCGCCGCCTGGTTCACCAAGTAG
- the fmdA gene encoding formamidase — MSEPLFTLDPDHPFHQQERLGHNRWHPEIPPVATVRPGETFRVDCRDWFDGHVRNDESAEDVLTAPFHIGHPLSGPFRVEGAKPGDLLVVDIVDVGPGPEDNPAGESGSLAGQGWGYTGIFAPAHGGGFLHEHFPDAHKAVWDFRDGRATSRHIPGVSFAGAPHPGVMGTAPSEKLLARWNKREARLVARNPLRVPPLALPPLPKGALLGEVPDEQAARIALEAAQTTPPRENGGNQDIKDLTRGSRVFYPVFVDGANLSVGDLHFSQGDGEITLCGAIEMGGFVELHVDVIPDGMATYRVAENAIFVPGNGAPRYDDWISFSGVSVTENDKQRYLDPYLAYQRACLHAIDYLTAFGYTREQAFLLLGAAPVEAHLSSVVDIPNACATIYLPTDIFDFDIRPSVSGPHQVVTDRHPPRADAARLPDDDVLRAVPKDKKALLPAARRLGGQAAQPVSSLFGKLRGLLGRDRA, encoded by the coding sequence ATGAGCGAACCACTGTTCACCCTAGACCCCGACCACCCCTTCCACCAGCAGGAACGTCTCGGCCACAACCGGTGGCACCCGGAGATTCCACCCGTGGCCACCGTCCGCCCGGGGGAGACCTTCCGCGTCGACTGCCGTGACTGGTTCGACGGGCACGTGCGCAACGACGAATCGGCCGAGGATGTGCTCACCGCTCCCTTCCACATCGGCCATCCCCTGTCCGGGCCCTTCCGCGTCGAGGGTGCGAAACCCGGTGACCTGCTCGTCGTCGACATCGTCGACGTCGGGCCCGGCCCCGAGGACAACCCGGCGGGGGAGTCCGGGTCGCTGGCCGGCCAGGGCTGGGGCTACACCGGCATCTTCGCCCCCGCCCACGGCGGCGGTTTCCTGCACGAGCACTTCCCGGACGCCCACAAGGCGGTCTGGGATTTTCGCGACGGGCGTGCCACCTCCCGGCACATCCCCGGGGTCTCCTTCGCCGGCGCCCCGCACCCGGGTGTGATGGGCACCGCGCCCTCGGAGAAGCTGCTGGCCCGGTGGAACAAGCGGGAGGCGAGGCTCGTGGCGCGCAACCCGCTGCGGGTGCCGCCCCTGGCCCTGCCGCCGCTGCCGAAGGGCGCGCTGCTGGGGGAGGTCCCCGACGAGCAGGCGGCGCGTATCGCGCTGGAGGCCGCCCAGACCACCCCGCCGAGGGAGAACGGCGGGAACCAGGACATCAAGGACCTCACCCGCGGCAGCCGCGTGTTCTACCCGGTCTTCGTCGACGGCGCGAACCTCTCCGTCGGCGACCTGCACTTCTCCCAGGGCGACGGCGAGATCACCCTGTGCGGCGCGATCGAGATGGGCGGTTTCGTCGAGCTCCACGTCGACGTCATCCCGGACGGGATGGCCACCTACCGCGTGGCGGAGAACGCGATCTTCGTGCCCGGCAACGGAGCTCCGCGCTACGACGACTGGATCTCGTTCTCCGGTGTCTCGGTCACCGAGAACGACAAGCAGCGCTACCTCGACCCCTACCTGGCGTACCAGCGGGCCTGTCTGCACGCCATCGACTACCTCACCGCCTTCGGCTACACCCGCGAGCAGGCCTTCCTGCTGCTCGGCGCCGCCCCGGTGGAGGCGCACCTGTCGAGCGTGGTCGACATCCCCAACGCCTGCGCCACGATCTACCTGCCCACCGACATCTTCGACTTCGACATCCGCCCCTCGGTATCCGGCCCGCATCAGGTGGTCACCGACCGGCACCCACCGCGTGCCGACGCCGCGCGGCTGCCCGACGACGACGTCTTGCGCGCGGTGCCCAAGGACAAGAAGGCCCTGCTGCCCGCAGCCCGGCGTCTGGGCGGGCAGGCCGCGCAGCCGGTCAGCTCGCTCTTCGGCAAACTGCGTGGCCTGCTGGGGCGGGACAGGGCATGA
- a CDS encoding FAD-dependent monooxygenase, protein MTSSTTRRGTRIAIVGAGIGGLTLATELRRRGLDPQVYEQAAELREVGAAVALSANATRFLRDRLGIGEQLAEKAADIDGLIFRDGRDGHVIGRVSSRQEYHDRTGAPYYGVHRADLQLMLKEALGEDALHLNKKCVRVDDREQAAVLHFADGDTVEADLVIGADGVRSRLRRELLGYDDAQFSGCHGWRGVVPPEQIPSLPDPESIQFWMGPDGHLLHYPIGNGDQNFLLVRRHDGPWAEKSWVVPAEEDEHLTAFEGWDPAVTEMIGSAPATQRWALFHRPPLQQWSRGRITLIGDAAHAMVPHHGQGANQSIEDAIVLADCLLEGLGQGTGWDTARQRYEDLRAARVRRVQITSLATADVLHLPDGPRAEARNARLGAADFWERSLAWIHEHVADRVLTPVVS, encoded by the coding sequence GTGACATCATCAACCACCCGTCGTGGAACCCGGATTGCGATCGTGGGAGCCGGCATCGGCGGGCTCACCCTGGCGACCGAGTTGCGCCGTCGCGGGCTGGATCCGCAGGTGTACGAACAGGCCGCTGAGCTGCGGGAGGTCGGCGCGGCCGTCGCGCTCTCCGCCAACGCCACCCGGTTCCTGCGGGACCGGCTCGGCATCGGTGAACAACTGGCCGAAAAAGCCGCCGACATCGACGGCCTGATCTTCCGGGACGGTAGGGACGGACACGTCATCGGCCGGGTGTCGTCGCGCCAGGAGTACCACGACCGGACTGGCGCACCGTACTACGGTGTCCACCGGGCGGACCTGCAGCTGATGTTGAAAGAGGCGTTGGGCGAGGACGCCCTGCACCTGAACAAGAAGTGTGTGCGGGTCGATGACCGCGAGCAGGCGGCCGTCCTGCACTTCGCGGACGGGGATACGGTCGAGGCTGACCTGGTCATCGGAGCCGACGGCGTGCGTTCACGGTTGCGCAGAGAGCTCCTCGGCTATGACGATGCGCAGTTCTCCGGCTGCCACGGCTGGCGGGGCGTGGTTCCGCCGGAGCAGATCCCCTCACTGCCTGACCCGGAGAGCATCCAGTTCTGGATGGGACCCGATGGCCATCTCCTGCACTATCCCATCGGCAACGGCGACCAGAACTTCCTGCTGGTGCGCCGGCACGACGGCCCGTGGGCCGAGAAATCGTGGGTCGTGCCCGCCGAGGAGGACGAACATCTCACGGCATTCGAGGGCTGGGACCCGGCCGTCACGGAGATGATCGGCAGCGCTCCGGCGACACAACGCTGGGCGCTGTTCCACCGCCCTCCACTGCAGCAGTGGAGCCGCGGGCGCATCACGTTGATCGGCGACGCCGCCCACGCGATGGTCCCGCATCACGGTCAGGGCGCGAATCAGTCCATCGAAGACGCCATCGTGCTCGCCGACTGCCTGCTGGAGGGACTCGGGCAGGGAACCGGATGGGACACCGCCCGCCAGCGGTATGAGGACCTCCGGGCTGCTCGCGTACGTCGTGTGCAGATCACCTCCCTGGCCACCGCCGATGTCCTGCACCTGCCCGATGGCCCCCGGGCCGAGGCCCGCAACGCACGGCTGGGCGCAGCGGACTTCTGGGAGCGCTCCCTCGCGTGGATCCATGAACACGTGGCCGACCGGGTGCTGACACCGGTGGTGTCGTAG